Proteins encoded together in one Candidatus Buchananbacteria bacterium CG10_big_fil_rev_8_21_14_0_10_42_9 window:
- a CDS encoding crossover junction endodeoxyribonuclease RuvC, whose translation MPTGTKIILGVDPGLANTGYGVISVTGNKLNHLEHGVIITKNSDSLAKRLYQIASGVEKIIITHKPKLLAIEEIFFAKNAKTAMLVGQAKGAILLTAERHQLKTVELTPLQIKMALIGYGKADKNQIQQMIKTLLKLKQVPSPDHAADALACAVCGIHKTKTYDSKN comes from the coding sequence ATGCCCACGGGAACAAAAATCATTTTAGGCGTTGATCCGGGGTTGGCTAATACCGGTTACGGCGTAATTAGTGTCACTGGCAATAAATTAAATCATTTAGAGCATGGCGTAATAATAACCAAAAATTCCGACTCCTTAGCCAAAAGACTTTATCAAATTGCAAGCGGCGTTGAAAAAATTATTATTACCCATAAGCCCAAGTTACTGGCAATTGAAGAAATATTTTTTGCCAAAAATGCCAAAACGGCCATGCTCGTCGGACAAGCCAAAGGCGCAATATTATTAACTGCCGAACGGCACCAGCTAAAAACAGTTGAGCTTACTCCGCTTCAAATTAAAATGGCTTTAATTGGTTACGGCAAGGCCGACAAAAATCAAATCCAACAAATGATCAAAACGCTATTAAAACTAAAGCAAGTGCCAAGCCCGGACCATGCGGCTGACGCTTTGGCTTGTGCGGTGTGCGGTATTCATAAAACTAAGACATATGACTCAAAAAATTAA
- a CDS encoding mannose-6-phosphate isomerase, with product MPEVKRQGQTSHTNKPWGGFSQFTLNEPTTVKILEVAKGKRFSLQTHKNRSELWVPLNDGGVATVGEEDFEARAGEEIFIPAGAKHRFFGKDADVKILEIAFGQFDEADIERLEDDFGRVN from the coding sequence ATGCCAGAAGTTAAACGCCAAGGTCAAACATCGCACACCAATAAACCTTGGGGCGGGTTTTCTCAATTTACTTTAAATGAGCCAACAACCGTTAAAATTTTAGAGGTAGCAAAAGGCAAGCGTTTTAGCTTACAAACTCACAAAAACCGATCCGAACTTTGGGTGCCATTAAATGACGGAGGGGTGGCGACAGTTGGCGAGGAAGACTTTGAAGCCCGCGCCGGAGAAGAAATTTTTATCCCGGCCGGGGCAAAGCATAGATTTTTTGGCAAAGACGCAGACGTTAAAATTTTAGAAATTGCCTTTGGACAATTTGACGAAGCAGACATTGAGCGCCTTGAAGATGATTTTGGCCGAGTTAATTAA
- a CDS encoding YebC/PmpR family DNA-binding transcriptional regulator translates to MSGHSKWAKIHRQKGAADAKRGALFTRLGNAITVAAKEGGGDPDMNFKLKLAIDKAKGGNMPKDNIERAIARGTGDSGGEALEEALYEGFGPGGSGILIQVVTDNKNRTVADIKHILSKHGGNLATSNAVAWQFEKVGEIELKQLSDELELELIDQGIKDLVHHDEGVTIYTQPNDLKKIQNFLAEKNIGVEEAEIVMRPKDSKKIEDNKEANQLEKLFAALDDNPDVNNVFTNVEL, encoded by the coding sequence ATGTCCGGTCATTCTAAGTGGGCAAAAATTCATCGTCAAAAAGGTGCGGCTGACGCAAAGCGAGGCGCCCTTTTTACGCGTTTAGGCAACGCGATTACGGTTGCCGCCAAAGAGGGCGGAGGCGATCCGGACATGAACTTTAAGCTGAAATTAGCGATTGATAAAGCTAAGGGCGGAAATATGCCAAAGGACAATATTGAACGCGCCATCGCGCGCGGCACCGGCGATAGCGGCGGAGAAGCTTTAGAAGAGGCTTTATACGAAGGTTTTGGCCCGGGTGGATCTGGCATTCTAATACAAGTCGTAACCGACAATAAAAACCGCACCGTGGCTGACATTAAGCATATTTTAAGTAAGCACGGCGGCAACCTAGCGACTAGCAATGCGGTGGCTTGGCAATTTGAAAAGGTAGGTGAAATTGAACTCAAGCAGCTTAGCGACGAACTTGAATTGGAACTAATTGATCAAGGCATCAAAGATTTAGTTCACCACGATGAGGGCGTCACAATTTACACTCAACCGAATGATTTAAAAAAAATTCAAAACTTTTTAGCTGAAAAAAATATTGGCGTTGAAGAAGCTGAAATTGTTATGCGGCCAAAGGACTCAAAAAAAATTGAGGACAATAAAGAAGCAAATCAGCTAGAAAAATTATTCGCCGCCCTTGACGACAACCCGGATGTCAATAATGTTTTTACGAACGTGGAGCTTTAA